In Lonchura striata isolate bLonStr1 chromosome 18, bLonStr1.mat, whole genome shotgun sequence, one genomic interval encodes:
- the PSMD9 gene encoding 26S proteasome non-ATPase regulatory subunit 9 isoform X1, protein MAEPGEGRPVTVSDVQQLVRRKDEVEAQIKACYELLEGQKGVGMHEPLVDAEGFPRSDIDLYQVRTARHNIICLQNDHKALMKQVEEALHKLHAREKEKHAKDEAEALAEAMSQKQSLPQAFAKVNTVTPGSPASVSGLQVDDEIVEFGSVNANNFQNLQNIATVVQHSEGRPLSVTVIRGGRRVHVGLTPKRWSGKGLLGCNIVPLQR, encoded by the exons ATGGCGGAGCCCGGCGAGGGCCGCCCCGTCACCGTCAGCGATGTCCAGCAGCTGGTGCGGCGCAAGGACGAGGTCGAGGCGCAGATCAAGGCGTGCTACGAGCTGCTGGAGGGG CAAAAGGGCGTCGGGATGCACGAGCCGCTGGTGGACGCCGAGGGCTTCCCCCGCTCGGACATCGACCTGTACCAAGTGCGCACCGCCCGGCACAACATCATCT GTTTGCAGAACGATCACAAGGCCCTGATGAAGCAGGTGGAGGAAGCTCTGCACAAGCTGCACGCCCGGGAGAAGGAGAAACACGCCAAGGATGAGGCAGAGGCCTTGGCCGAGGCCATGAGCCAGAAGCAGAGCCTGCCCCAGGCCTTTGCCAAAGTGAACACCGTgaccccgggctctcctgccagTGTCTCA GGACTTCAAGTTGATGACGAGATTGTGGAGTTTGGATCTGTCAATGCAAACAACTTCCAGAACCTGCAGAACATTGCCACGGTGGTGCAGCACAGCGAGGGG AGACCCCTGAGTGTGACTGTGATCCGTGGTGGCAGAAGGGTGCACGTGGGGCTGACTCCAAAGCGCTGGTCTGGGAAGGGCCTCCTGGG CTGCAATATCGTTCCTTTACAAAGATGA
- the PSMD9 gene encoding 26S proteasome non-ATPase regulatory subunit 9 isoform X2 → MAEPGEGRPVTVSDVQQLVRRKDEQKGVGMHEPLVDAEGFPRSDIDLYQVRTARHNIICLQNDHKALMKQVEEALHKLHAREKEKHAKDEAEALAEAMSQKQSLPQAFAKVNTVTPGSPASVSGLQVDDEIVEFGSVNANNFQNLQNIATVVQHSEGRPLSVTVIRGGRRVHVGLTPKRWSGKGLLGCNIVPLQR, encoded by the exons ATGGCGGAGCCCGGCGAGGGCCGCCCCGTCACCGTCAGCGATGTCCAGCAGCTGGTGCGGCGCAAGGACGAG CAAAAGGGCGTCGGGATGCACGAGCCGCTGGTGGACGCCGAGGGCTTCCCCCGCTCGGACATCGACCTGTACCAAGTGCGCACCGCCCGGCACAACATCATCT GTTTGCAGAACGATCACAAGGCCCTGATGAAGCAGGTGGAGGAAGCTCTGCACAAGCTGCACGCCCGGGAGAAGGAGAAACACGCCAAGGATGAGGCAGAGGCCTTGGCCGAGGCCATGAGCCAGAAGCAGAGCCTGCCCCAGGCCTTTGCCAAAGTGAACACCGTgaccccgggctctcctgccagTGTCTCA GGACTTCAAGTTGATGACGAGATTGTGGAGTTTGGATCTGTCAATGCAAACAACTTCCAGAACCTGCAGAACATTGCCACGGTGGTGCAGCACAGCGAGGGG AGACCCCTGAGTGTGACTGTGATCCGTGGTGGCAGAAGGGTGCACGTGGGGCTGACTCCAAAGCGCTGGTCTGGGAAGGGCCTCCTGGG CTGCAATATCGTTCCTTTACAAAGATGA
- the HPD gene encoding 4-hydroxyphenylpyruvate dioxygenase codes for MTSYTDKGEKPQRGRFIHFHSITFWVGNAKQAASYYCNKLGFEELAYRGLETGSREVVSHVIKQDKIVFVFSSALNPGNEEMGEHLVKHGDGVKDVAFEVEDCDFIVQKAKERGAVVVKEPWVEQDKFGKVKFAVIQTYGDTTHTLIEKLNYKGLFLPGYHPPLFKDPLLPKLPSTKLSFVDHVVGNQPDLQMVPVADWYQKNLLFHRFWSVDDKQLHTEFSALRSIVVTNYEETIKMPINEPAPGKKKSQIQEYIDYYGGAGVQHIALNTPDIISAITNLKQRGMQFMDVPSSYYRVLRERLRTAKIKVKENIDKLEELKILVDFDEKGYLLQIFTKPVQDRPTVFLEVIQRHNHQGFGAGNFKSLFEAIEMDQDARGNLTVLEPNGETRRL; via the exons ATG acGTCCTACACAGACAAGGGAGAAAAG CCCCAACGAGGCCGCTTCATCCATTTCCACTCCATCACCTTCTGGGTCGGCAATGCCAAGCAG GCTGCATCCTACTACTGCAACAAGCTGGGGTTTGAGGAGCTGGCCTACCGGGGGCTGGAGACCGGCAGCAGGGAGGTGGTGTCACATGTCATCAAGCAGGACAAG ATCGTGTTTGTTTTCTCATCTGCTCTGAACCCAGGGAATGAGG AGATGGGGGAGCACCTGGTGAAGCACGGGGACGGGGTGAAGGACGTCGCCTTCGAAGTGGAGGACTGTGACTTCATCGTGCAG aaagccaagGAGCGCGGCGCCGTGGTGGTGAAGGAGCCGTGGGTGGAGCAGGACAAATTTGGGAAGGTGAAGTTTGCAGTGATCCAGACG TACGGTGACACCACCCACACCTTGATAGAGAAGCTCAACTACAAGGGCCTGTTCCTGCCCGGGTACCACCCACCCCTCTTCAAGGACCCCCTGCTGCCCAAGCT ACCAAGCACCAAGCTCAGCTTTGTTGATCATGTTGTGGGGAACCAGCCTGACCTCCAGATGGTCCCAGTGGCAGACTG GTACCAGAAGAACCTGCTCTTCCACCGCTTCTGGTCAGTGGATGACAAGCAGCTGCACACCGAGTTCAGCGCCCTGCGCTCCATCGTGGTCACCAACTACGAGGAGACCATTAAGATGCCCATCAATGAGCCAGCACCTGGCAAGAAGAAATCCCAGATTCAG GAATACATTGATTACTACGGAGGGGCCGGAGTCCAGCACATCGCACTGAACACCCCCGACATCATCTCAGCA ATCACCAACCTGAAGCAGAGGGGCATGCAGTTCATGGATGTGCCCTCCAGCTACTACCGGGTGCTGCGGGAGAGGCTCAGAACTGCCAAAATCAAAGTGAAGGAGAACATTGACAAGCTGGAG gaaCTGAAAATCCTGGTGGATTTTGATGAAAAAGGCTACTTGCTCCAGATCTTCACCAAACCAGTTCAAGACAGACCCACGGTCTTTCTGGAGGTGATCCAGAGGCACAACCACCAG ggcttcggCGCCGGGAACTTCAAGTCTCTGTTTGAAGCCATAGAAATGGATCAGGATGCCAGAGGAAACCTGACTGTCCTGGAGCCCAACGGGGAGACCAGGCGGCTGTAG